The following coding sequences lie in one Phragmites australis chromosome 8, lpPhrAust1.1, whole genome shotgun sequence genomic window:
- the LOC133926235 gene encoding uncharacterized protein LOC133926235, which yields MDLDRHNFLTKLGFTALTCNSALAIYRSRGDPASVAFVGGAYAAILLLFRCLRRFERGEGDRGRTKAAVWALTTLLTAMFASRVAPLMPTPVGIVVYLMAAATAGAGFWAFFLNP from the coding sequence ATGGACCTCGACCGCCACAATTTCCTCACCAAGCTCGGCTTCACGGCGCTGACGTGCAACTCGGCGCTCGCAATCTACAGGTCACGGGGCGACCCGGCCTCCGTCGCGTTCGTGGGCGGCGCCTACGCGGCCATCCTGCTGCTCTTCCGCTGCCTCCGAAGGTTCGAGCGCGGGGAGGGGGACAGGGGCAGGACCAAGGCCGCCGTGTGGGCGCTGACGACGCTGCTCACGGCGATGTTCGCGTCTCGGGTCGCCCCGCTGATGCCGACGCCCGTTGGCATCGTCGTGTATCTGATGGCGGCGGCGACCGCGGGTGCCGGATTCTGGGCCTTCTTTCTCAACCCCTGA
- the LOC133927853 gene encoding uncharacterized protein LOC133927853, which yields MANPKLSSGSDHLPDPAAPANTRTRRLLWASVAVLIGLAVNLSLCVRRGGGDRGALAFVAFSHLNLLLLFLSSSRFERSPPGSPSRGRARLAVWVLTTTLTAAFTWKMGALLPLPLAIAAWVMAAAAVGGGFYVLFVLDNK from the coding sequence ATGGCGAACCCGAAACTCTCCTCCGGCTCCGACCACCTCCCCGACCCCGCGGCGCCGGCGAACACTCGCACCCGCCGCCTCCTGTGGGCCTCCGTGGCGGTCCTCATCGGCCTCGCCGTCAACCTCTCCCTCTGCGTCCGCCGCGGGGGCGGCGACCGCGGCGCGCTCGCCTTCGTCGCCTTCTCCCACctcaacctgctcctcctcttcctgtCCAGCAGCCGCTTCGAGCGGTCGCCGCCCGGGTCGCCGTCCCGCGGCCGGGCCAGGCTCGCCGTGTGGGTCCTGACCACGACCCTCACCGCCGCCTTTACCTGGAAGATGGGCGCGCTGCTGCCCCTGCCCCTCGCGATCGCGGCTTGGGTGATGGCCGCCGCGGCCGTCGGAGGTGGGTTCTACGTGCTGTTCGTTCTTGACAACAAGTGA
- the LOC133927854 gene encoding uncharacterized protein LOC133927854, whose translation MATAGTSLGFLLLTGSSIMAISRSRGDTAAISFVVASYASLVLLFYSLRRFETAAPASAARDRARVGVWLTTTLLTAMFSWSVAALMPWLVAAGVWLMAASTVVGGFYALFLRPRGEAED comes from the coding sequence ATGGCGACGGCAGGCACATCCCTGGGGTTTCTGCTCCTCACCGGTAGCTCCATCATGGCGATCAGCAGGTCACGTGGAGACACCGCCGCGATATCCTTCGTCGTCGCGTCCTACGCCAGCCTCGTCCTGCTGTTCTACTCCCTGCGCCGGTTCGAGACGGCGGCGCCCGCCTCGGCGGCCAGGGACCGGGCGAGGGTTGGTGTCTGGCTCACGACGACGCTGCTCACGGCGATGTTCTCGTGGAGCGTCGCCGCGCTCATGCCGTGGCTCGTGGCCGCCGGTGTCTGGTTGATGGCCGCGTCCACGGTTGTCGGGGGCTTCTACGCTCTGTTCCTTCGTCCTAGGGGAGAGGCTGAAGATTGA